Proteins encoded together in one Triticum dicoccoides isolate Atlit2015 ecotype Zavitan chromosome 7B, WEW_v2.0, whole genome shotgun sequence window:
- the LOC119341057 gene encoding auxin-induced in root cultures protein 12-like: MASTMPHHIALLLLLLASTRAATAAGAGACAAEKFPAGKTYAKCEDLPQLGAALHWTYDEAKSSLSLAFVAAPAGTNGWVAWALNPTGEGMAGAQALVALKGSGSAAPTVRTYNITGYVPLGKASTPIAFPATDLAADSGSGGKIRLYGKLQLHSGMKAVNHIWQVGTSVTAGAPDKHAFAAGNLASKSKLVLSGKAASATSPSPAPAPMAGGPSGSAGSDGGASATTAPSAGKSPSGAAAVGVSAPALLVLALMGLLAVV; encoded by the coding sequence ATGGCCTCCACGATGCCGCACCACATcgcgctgctcctgctcctcctggCGTCCACGCGCGCGGCGACCGCGGCCGGCGCCGGCGCCTGCGCGGCCGAGAAGTTCCCGGCGGGGAAGACGTACGCCAAGTGCGAGGACCTCCCGCAGCTGGGCGCCGCGCTGCACTGGACCTACGACGAGGCCAAGTCATCGCTCTCGCTGGCCTTCGTGGCGGCGCCGGCGGGTACCAACGGGTGGGTGGCCTGGGCCCTCAACCCCACGGGCGAGGGCATGGCCGGCGCGCAGGCGCTCGTGGCGCTCAAGGGCTCCGGCTCCGCCGCGCCCACCGTCAGGACGTACAACATCACCGGCTACGTGCCGCTCGGCAAGGCCTCCACGCCCATCGCGTTCCCGGCCACCGACCTCGCCGCCGACTCCGGCAGCGGCGGCAAGATCCGGCTCTACGGCAAGCTGCAGCTGCACAGCGGGATGAAGGCGGTGAACCACATATGGCAGGTCGGCACCTCCGTCACCGCCGGGGCCCCCGACAAGCACGCTTTCGCCGCCGGCAACCTCGCCTCCAAGTCCAAGCTCGTCCTCTCGGGCAAAGCGGCCTCCGCGACCTCGCCTTCGCCGGCGCCCGCCCCCATGGCCGGTGGGCCGTCCGGATCGGCCGGCAGCGACGGCGGCGCGTCGGCGACCACGGCGCCTTCCGCCGGCAAGTCCCCGTCGGGCGCGGCCGCGGTCGGCGTGTCGGCGCCGGCACTCCTTGTGCTCGCGTTGATGGGACTCCTCGCGGTAGTATGA